One Setaria italica strain Yugu1 chromosome II, Setaria_italica_v2.0, whole genome shotgun sequence DNA segment encodes these proteins:
- the LOC101780338 gene encoding putative F-box protein At5g52610 yields MASPGPSSPPDSRSTRRRTPVASNTGVLPPDVLFDVLLRLPAKELCRLRAVCRAWRSLTVDPLFTGAHAARHPLFLANFRDDQTHICVVDLLGIVVKRIPNADGHLLLHTSLDLACATTVRNSCQVLDPATGNVHVPPESPAVEHLDRENVRMPYTSFAFGRIATTGEYKVIRIFNRPTLAGFHQPHLFEVFTINISGSSSGSSHTQWRARQPDHFFDPSSAIVVGEVVYFKVDIVFDVLICGDVYPGIPLDCILSFDLEREEWRGILNGPISEIFETDKYAGDLDGYRGLWTQVTLADLRGSLGLVHYRKHRHMMDLWVRKDIDGGLWVKEYIIQIEPIFPTTESCVKSLFMLDDGRLVIHFPKTGLLFIYDPRTNTSAQVEMRHLDAVAMYTGNLLSLQVGDMV; encoded by the coding sequence ATGGCTTCGCCGGGGCCTTCCTCCCCCCCGGACAGTCGATCCACGCGCCGACGAACCCCCGTCGCCTCCAACACCGGCGTGCTGCCCCCGGACGTGCTGTTCGACGTCCTGCTACGGCTCCCGGCCAAGGAGCtctgccgcctccgcgccgtctGCCGCGCCTGGCGCTCCCTCACCGTCGATCCGCTCTTCACCGGCGCGCACGCGGCGCGCCACCCGCTCTTCCTGGCCAATTTCCGGGATGACCAGACGCACATCTGTGTCGTTGATCTGTTAGGCATCGTGGTGAAGCGGATTCCCAATGCGGATGgccacctcctgctccacaCAAGCCTAGATCTGGCCTGCGCGACGACAGTAAGGAACAGCTGCCAGGTGCTTGATCCGGCTACTGGAAATGTTCACGTCCCGCCGGAGAGCCCAGCGGTGGAGCATTTGGATCGAGAGAATGTACGCATGCCATACACCTCTTTCGCATTTGGGAGGATTGCCACTACTGGAGAGTACAAGGTGATAAGGATTTTCAACCGGCCGACTCTTGCTGGCTTTCATCAGCCCCATCTGTTTGAGGTGTTTACAATCAACATCAGTGGTTCAAGTTCTGGTTCCAGCCACACGCAGTGGAGGGCGAGGCAGCCTGACCACTTTTTCGACCCGAGCAGTGCCATCGTAGTTGGTGAGGTGGTCTACTTCAAGGTGGATATTGTATTCGACGTCCTGATTTGTGGTGATGTCTACCCTGGCATTCCTCTTGATTGCATCCTTTCGTTTGACCTTGAGAGAGAGGAATGGAGGGGAATTCTCAATGGGCCAATAAGTGAAATTTTTGAAACCGACAAGTATGCTGGTGATTTGGATGGCTACCGTGGTCTTTGGACTCAGGTTACTCTAGCTGACCTGAGAGGCTCCTTAGGTCTTGTGCACTATCGTAAGCACCGGCACATGATGGACCTCTGGGTTCGGAAAGACATTGACGGTGGTCTCTGGGTGAAAGAGTATATCATTCAGATTGAACCGATTTTCCCAACTACTGAATCGTGTGTAAAGTCATTGTTTATGTTAGATGACGGAAGGTTAGTCATCCATTTCCCAAAGACCGGACTGCTGTTCATCTATGATCCAAGAACCAACACTTCTGCACAAGTGGAGATGAGACATCTTGATGCGGTTGCGATGTACACTGGAAATCTGTTGAGTTTACAAGTTGGTGACATGGTGTAG